A DNA window from Trichomycterus rosablanca isolate fTriRos1 chromosome 11, fTriRos1.hap1, whole genome shotgun sequence contains the following coding sequences:
- the prx gene encoding neuroblast differentiation-associated protein AHNAK: MLFLISSSFSDSDRDPEDSQAETPSKPPSTKDRRSSLPSDRPASAPKLGHHHSIYTDQQESPEITTQKKKLHAELKQVLSQKRSQLKESHSDPSAMDPPENTEIKTPEETHISEVVEVVVETEAEVGASGYSVVGGGAKGIFIKDVLKDSPAEKHLSLQKGDQLLSARVYFDNVKYEDALKILQCAEPYKVSFLLKRTVPQAEVSACPGAPNVELRGPKAKIQRMSVKSVKPFKTQKKIGGRFGLKRLKEKNKTTAKAKLNTEDTPGRLDVTPVDIKSKKRGKISAEASGQLEEVIPSGGRKWKIRFPRTKIKSSKGGVKNVNTDISTPELKKDVSGAEITIKEKGPTFPQSTKGTFNSLDDTVKIAKSELDGSDVKLNLPKFNLPKLRLSQNLDESDVKATTKLEGKVKVKGGIKIEGGASKGGTLYMPQDDLSLSNIKLPEGKVNVESPDITLGKVSTPSIDISLPKGKAESEIGIKGPSAKEGKIDVSLPTVKSPDVEITLKGPEIKSHKIHKPDIDLSLPKGKVKGDVDLEGGASKGGKFHLPQVDFSLPKIKNPNVDLNIESRKGGHISMPTVDLSLPKGKVDAGVDVNASSAKGGKFELPKFDISLPKGKVDAGVDVNASSAKGGKFELPKFDISLPKGKVDAGVDVNASSAKGGKFELPKFDISLPKGKVDAGVDVNASSAKGGKFELPKFDISLPKGKVDAGVDVNASSAKGGKFELPKFDISLPKVKSPEVEISLPEMKLPEGKINIEGPDIKSGKLHMPDIDISLPKGKGNVDLEGDVSKGEKFHLHHSDLSLPKMKLPEGKINIEGPDVKLGKVSMPSIDISLPKGKAEGEIGIKGPSAKGKKIEMPKLDVSIPTVKSPEVDINLKGPEIKSHKIHMPDIDLSLPKGKVKGDIDLEGGAGKGGKFHLPQVDLSLPKMKTPNVDLNIEGPKGGHISMPTVDLSLPKVDASVDVNAPSAKGGKFELPKFDISLPKVKSPEVDISLPEMKLPEGKINIEGPDIKSGKLQMPDIDISLPKGKGNVDLQGDVSKAGKFHLPKVDLSLPKMKTPNVDLNIQGPKGGHISMPTVDLSLPKGKVDVGIDVNAPSAKGGKIDMPKVDVSLPTVKTPEIDINLKGPEIKSHKIHMPNIDLSLPKGKVKGDIDLEGGASKGGKFHLPQVDFSLPKMKTPNVDLNIEGSKSGHISMPTVDVSLPKGKMDAGIDVNAPSVKGGKFELPKFDISLPKVKSPEVYISLPEKKLPEGKINIEGPDIKSGKLHMPDIDISLPKGKVKGDLEGDVSKGGKFHLPKVDLSLPKVKLPEGKIEGPDVKLGKVSMPSIDISLPKGKAEGEIGIKGPSAKGGKFEMPKVDVSLPTVKSPEVDINLKGPGIKSHKIHMPDIDLSLPKGKVKGDIDLEGGAGKGGKFHLPQIDFSLPKMKTPNVDFNIEGPKGGHISMPTVDFSLPKVDASIDVNAPSAKGGEFELPKFDISLPKVKSPEVDISLPEMKLPEGKINIEGPDIKSGKLQMPDIDISLPKGKGNVDLQGDVSKAGKFHLPKVDLSLPKMKTPNVDLNIQGPKGGHISMPTVDLSLPKGKVDVGIDVNAPSAKGGKIEMPKLDISIPTVKSPEVDINLKGPEIKSHKFHMPDIDLSLPKGKVKGDIDLEGGASKGGKFHLPQVDFSLPKMKTPNVDLNIESPKGGHISMPTVDLSLPKGKVDASIDVNASSAKGGKFELPKFDISLPKVKSPEVDISLPEMKLPEGKINIEGPDIKSGKLHMPVIDITLPKGKGNVDLEDDVSKGGKFHLPKVDLSLPRMKLPEGKIEGPDVKLGKVSMPSIDISLPKGKAEGEIGIKGPSAKGGKFEMPKVDVSIPTVKSPEVDINLKGPEIKSHKFHMPDIDLSLPKGKVKGDIDLEGGASKGGKFHLPQVDFSLPKMKTPNVDLNIESPKGGHISMPTVDLSLPKGKVDASIDVNASSAKGGKFELPKFDISLPKVKSPEVDISLPEMKLPEGKINIEGPDIKSGKLHMPVIDITLPKGKGNVDLEDDVSKGGKFHLPKVDLSLPRMKLPEGKIEGPDVKLGKVSMPSIDISLPKGKAEGEIGIKGPSAKGGKFEMPKVDVSIPTVKSPEVDINLKGPEIKSHKFHMPDIDLSLPKGKVKGDIDLEGGASKGGKFHLPQVDFSLPKMKTPNVDLNIESPKGGHIGMPTVDLSLPKGKVDASIDVNAPSAKGGKFELPKFDISLPKVKSPEVDISLPEMKLPEGKINIEGPEIKSGKLHMPDIDISLPKGKGNVHLEGDVSKGGKFHLPHIDLSLPKMTLPEGKIEGPDVKLGKVSMPSIDISLPKGKAEGEIGIKGPSAKGGKFEMPKVDVSIPSVKSAEVDINLKGPEIKSHKFHMPDIDLSLPKGKVKGDIDLEGGASKGGKFHLPQVDFSLPKMKTPNVDLNIESPKGGHISMPTVDLSLPKGKVDASIDVNAPSAKGGKFELPKFDISLPKVKSPEVDISSPEIKLPEGKINIEGPDIKSGKLQMPDIDMSLPKGTGNVDLQGDVSKAGKFHLPKVDLSLPKMKLPEGKIEGPDVKLGKVSMPSIDISLPKGKAEGEIGIKGPSAKGGKFEMPKVDVSIPSVKSPEVDINLKGPEIKSHKFHMPDIDLSLPKGKVKGDVDLEGGASKGGKFHLPQVDFSLPKMKTPNVDLNIEGPKSGHISMPTVDLSLPKVDASIDVNAPSVKGGKFELPKFDISLPKVKSPEVDISSPEMKLPEGKINIEGPDIKSGRLDMPDFDISLPKGKVKGDLEGDISKGGKFHLPKVDFSLPKMKTPNVDLNIEGPKGGHISMPTVDLSLPKGKVDAGIDVNAPSAKGGKFELPKFDISLPKVKSPEVDISLPEIKLPEGKINIEGPDIKSGKLHMPDIDISLPKGKGNVDLEGVSKGGKFHLPKVDLSLPKIKLPERKINVGGPDVKFGKGKREKTFDSSVSGRTSGNIKIPTMKLPSVDLSAPKVDLDFGLPKEKGKDQEEIKLLKMEGSRPSSGVSFEIPDVTLKLPKISPPKFGGKVKHEDKLIEGPSISANLDLEKKEIDDNRKIKSNVKKPKMKTLTPVVLPGGLDASLDVEAEDVGHCKASSLDTKARVKMPSVEISLPVAKIPEREALLPKTEIDVFDKDIKSYEGSLKIPKMPTIDIELPKVDLNVVFPKVKHDLTTDSTITSKGQGTNAHTECSTAVIGSKNGFSGPNIEMKAPKIPELDFDIGVAQDDTDKNKDNTKTSAKMRIPKFGVPLPAPDSQLPELTSKHESSPMPRVKKAVFVLVSSQTESCAIVSSEANKEPIKNSSGTLDLKDKRTDSDGKDAEINKFVLPKVDISLPQSKNVREKGDLEMNVKIGKESSNESIENKGGKPKSGKISFPGLKKKAVQGNEGESSCVVSSRARTEMLAERQSSESPDPIPHGHTISQDVEKKGATSRFRVPKITLSPHSTGNLQITPEGSPRGSKLSLQYSSEDISEGIYRRLPQAEFSTQEGFSQQVVKTTEEGTVTKITKTTKYTCESKSSSSTTTWSQ, encoded by the exons ATGTTGTTTCTTATTTCTTCTTCATTTTCAGACTCAGACAGAGATCCAGAGGATAGTCAGGCTGAGACACCTTCTAAACCTCCATCT ACAAAAGACAGACGAAGCTCACTTCCATCAGACAGACCTGCCTCTGCCCCTAAGCTCGGCCACCACCACagcatctacactgatcagcaggAAAGTCCAGAAATAACA ACTCAAAAAAAGAAACTTCATGCAGaactaaaacaagttttaagtCAAAAGAGAAGTCAGCTGAAAGAAAGTCACTCAGACCCTTCAGCCATGGATCCTCCAGAGAACACAGAAATAAAG ACACCAGAGGAAACGCACATATCAGAGGTGGTGGAGGTGGTGGTAGAAACAGAAGCTGAGGTAGGAGCTAGTGGGTACAGCGTAGTGGGTGGAGGAGCAAAGGGGATCTTCATCAAGGACGTCCTTAAAGACTCACCTGCAGAAAAACATCTCAGCCTGCAGAAAG GAGATCAGCTGctcagtgccagggtgtattTCGATAATGTGAAATATGAAGATGCTCTGAAGATTCTTCAGTGTGCAGAACCTTACAAAGTTTCGTTCTTGTTGAAGAGGACCGTTCCACAAGCTGAAGTCAGTGCTTGTCCAGGTGCACCAAATGTTGAGCTAAGAGGACCTAAGGCTAAGATACAGAGAATG AGTGTGAAAAGCGTCAAACCTTTTAAAACTCAGAAGAAAATAGGAGGACGGTTTGGACTGAAAAGACTAaaggagaaaaataaaacaacagctAAAGCAAAGTTAAACACTGAAGATACACCTGGTAGATTGGACGTCACTCCTGTTGACATTAAATCAAAGAAACGTGGAAAAATCTCTGCAGAGGCATCAGGACAACTAGAGGAGGTGATTCCCAGTGGCGGGAGAAAATGGAAAATAAGATTTCCAAGGACAAAAATAAAGTCTTCTAAAGGAGGTGTAAAAAATGTCAACACAGACATTTCCACACCAGAACTAAAGAAAGACGTGTCTGGAGCAGAGAttacaataaaagaaaaaggtCCAACATTTCCCCAAAGCACAAAAGGTACATTTAACTCGTTAGATGACACAGTGAAAATAGCAAAATCAGAATTAGATGGCTCTGATGTTAAATTGAACTTACCAAAATTTAATTTGCCAAAACTAAGACTTTCCCAAAACTTAGATGAATCAGATGTTAAAGCAACCACAAAATTGGAgggaaaagtaaaagtaaagggaGGCATTAAAATTGAGGGTGGGGCTAGTAAAGGTGGGACATTATATATGCCCCAGGATGATCTGTCCTTGTCAAACATTAAATTACCTGAGGGAAAAGTTAATGTTGAAAGTCCTGATATCACACTTGGGAAAGTAAGCACTCCATCCATTGATATCTCATTGCCAAAGGGAAAGGCTGAAAGTGAAATTGGCATCAAAGGACCTTCTGCAAAAGAAGGGAAAATTGATGTTTCTTTACCAACAGTAAAATCACCTGACGTCGAAATTACCTTAAAAGGTCCTGAGATTAAAAGTCATAAAATTCACAAGCCAGATATTGACCTCTCACTGCCAAAAGGAAAAGTGAAGGGTGATGTAGATCTCGAAGGTGGAGCAAGTAAAGGAGGAAAATTCCATCTGCCCCAGGTTGATTTTTCTCTACCCAAAATAAAGAATCCTAATGTAGACCTAAATATTGAAAGCCGCAAAGGTGGACATATTAGTATGCCAACTGTTGATCTTTCTTTGCCCAAAGGTAAAGTGGATGCAGGCGTTGATGTCAATGCATCTTCTGCAAAAGGAGGGAAATTTGAACTGCCCAAATTCGATATCTCTTTACCCAAAGGTAAAGTGGATGCAGGCGTTGATGTCAATGCATCTTCTGCAAAAGGAGGGAAATTTGAACTGCCCAAATTCGATATCTCTTTGCCCAAAGGTAAAGTGGATGCAGGCGTTGATGTCAATGCATCTTCTGCAAAAGGAGGGAAATTTGAACTGCCCAAATTCGATATCTCTTTGCCCAAAGGTAAAGTGGATGCAGGCGTTGATGTCAATGCATCTTCTGCAAAAGGAGGGAAATTTGAACTGCCCAAATTCGATATCTCTTTGCCCAAAGGTAAAGTGGATGCAGGCGTTGATGTCAATGCATCTTCTGCAAAAGGAGGGAAATTTGAACTGCCCAAGTTCGATATCTCTTTACCCAAAGTAAAATCACCAGAAGTTGAAATTTCCTTACCAGAAATGAAATTGCCAGAGGGTAAGATCAATATTGAAGGCCCTGACATTAAGAGTGGCAAGTTACATATGCCTGATATTGACATCTCTTTACCAAAAGGTAAAGGGAATGTTGATCTTGAAGGTGATGTTAGTAAAGGAGAAAAGTTTCATCTACACCACTCTGATCTGTCCCTGCCAAAAATGAAGTTACCAGAAGGAAAAATCAACATTGAAGGTCCTGATGTCAAACTCGGGAAAGTCAGCATGCCATCCATTGATATCTCATTGCCAAAGGGAAAGGCTGAAGGAGAAATTGGCATCAAAGGACCTTCTGCAAAAGGAAAAAAGATTGAAATGCCAAAGCTTGATGTTTCTATACCAACTGTAAAATCACCTGAAGTTGATATCAACTTGAAAGGACCTGAGATCAAGTCTCACAAGATTCACATGCCAGATATTGACCTCTCACTGCCAAAAGGAAAAGTGAAGGGTGATATAGATCTTGAAGGTGGAGCAGGTAAAGGAGGAAAATTCCATCTGCCCCAGGTTGATCTTTCTCTACCCAAAATGAAAACACCTAATGTAGACCTTAATATTGAGGGCCCAAAAGGTGGACATATTAGTATGCCAACTGTTGACCTTTCTTTGCCCAAAGTGGATGCAAGCGTTGATGTCAATGCACCTTCTGCAAAAGGGGGGAAATTTGAACTGCCCAAATTTGATATCTCTTTACCGAAAGTAAAATCACCAGAAGTTGATATTTCCTTACCAGAAATGAAATTGCCAGAGGGTAAGATCAATATTGAAGGCCCTGACATTAAGAGTGGCAAGTTACAAATGCCTGATATTGACATCTCTTTACCAAAAGGAAAAGGGAATGTTGATCTTCAAGGTGATGTTAGTAAAGCAGGAAAGTTTCATCTACCCAAGGTTGATCTTTCTCTACCCAAAATGAAGACTCCTAATGTAGACCTAAATATTCAGGGCCCCAAAGGTGGACATATTAGTATGCCAACTGTTGACCTTTCTTTGCCCAAAGGCAAAGTGGATGTAGGCATTGATGTCAATGCACCTTCTGCAAAAGGAGGAAAGATCGATATGCCAAAGGTTGATGTTTCTTTACCAACCGTAAAAACACCTGAAATTGATATCAACCTAAAAGGACCTGAGATCAAGTCTCACAAGATTCACATGCCAAATATTGACCTCTCACTGCCAAAAGGAAAAGTGAAGGGTGATATAGATCTTGAAGGTGGAGCAAGTAAAGGAGGAAAATTCCATCTGCCCCAGGTAGATTTTTCTCTACCCAAAATGAAAACACCTAATGTTGACCTAAATATTGAGGGCTCCAAAAGTGGACATATTAGTATGCCAACTGTTGACGTTTCTTTGCCCAAAGGCAAAATGGATGCAGGCATTGATGTCAATGCACCTTCTGTAAAAGGGGGGAAATTTGAACTGCCCAAATTCGATATATCTTTACCCAAAGTAAAGTCACCAGAAGTTTATATTTCCTTACCAGAAAAAAAACTGCCAGAAGGTAAGATCAATATTGAAGGCCCTGACATTAAGAGTGGCAAGTTACATATGCCTGATATTGACATCTCTTTACCAAAAGGAAAAGTGAAGGGTGATCTTGAAGGTGATGTTAGTAAAGGGGGAAAGTTTCATCTACCCAAGGTTGATCTGTCCCTGCCAAAAGTGAAGTTACCAGAGGGAAAGATTGAAGGTCCTGATGTTAAACTCGGGAAAGTCAGCATGCCATCCATTGATATCTCATTGCCAAAAGGAAAGGCTGAAGGAGAAATTGGCATCAAAGGACCTTCTGCAAAAGGAGGAAAGTTTGAAATGCCAAAGGTTGATGTGTCTTTACCAACTGTGAAATCACCTGAAGTTGATATCAACTTGAAAGGACCTGGAATCAAGTCTCACAAGATTCACATGCCAGATATTGACCTCTCACTGCCAAAAGGAAAAGTGAAGGGTGATATCGATCTTGAAGGTGGAGCAGGTAAAGGAGGAAAATTCCATCTACCCCAGATAGATTTTTCTCTACCCAAAATGAAAACACCTAATGTAGACTTTAATATTGAGGGCCCCAAAGGTGGACATATTAGTATGCCAACTGTTGACTTTTCTTTGCCCAAAGTGGATGCAAGCATTGATGTCAATGCACCTTCTGCAAAAGGGGGGGAATTTGAACTGCCCAAATTTGATATTTCTTTACCCAAAGTAAAGTCACCAGAAGTTGATATTTCCTTACCAGAAATGAAATTGCCAGAGGGTAAGATCAATATTGAAGGCCCTGACATTAAGAGTGGCAAGTTACAAATGCCTGATATTGACATCTCTTTACCAAAAGGAAAAGGGAATGTTGATCTTCAAGGTGATGTTAGTAAAGCAGGAAAGTTTCATCTACCCAAGGTTGATCTTTCTCTACCCAAAATGAAGACTCCTAATGTAGACCTAAATATTCAGGGCCCCAAAGGTGGACATATTAGTATGCCAACTGTTGACCTTTCTTTGCCCAAAGGCAAAGTGGATGTAGGCATTGATGTCAATGCACCTTCTGCAAAAGGAGGAAAGATTGAAATGCCAAAGCTTGATATTTCTATACCAACTGTAAAATCACCTGAAGTTGATATCAACCTGAAAGGACCAGAGATCAAGTCTCACAAGTTTCACATGCCAGATATTGACCTCTCACTGCCAAAAGGAAAAGTGAAGGGTGATATAGATCTCGAAGGTGGAGCAAGCAAAGGAGGAAAATTCCATCTGCCCCAGGTTGATTTTTCTCTACCCAAAATGAAGACTCCTAATGTAGACCTAAATATTGAGAGCCCCAAAGGTGGACATATTAGTATGCCAACTGTTGACCTTTCTTTGCCCAAAGGCAAAGTGGATGCAAGCATTGATGTCAATGCATCTTCTGCAAAAGGGGGGAAATTTGAACTGCCCAAATTCGATATCTCTTTACCCAAAGTAAAATCACCAGAAGTTGATATTTCCTTACCAGAAATGAAATTGCCAGAGGGTAAGATCAATATTGAAGGCCCTGACATTAAGAGTGGCAAGTTACATATGCCTGTTATCGACATAACTTTACCAAAAGGAAAAGGGAATGTTGATCTTGAAGATGATGTTAGTAAAGGAGGAAAGTTTCATCTACCCAAGGTTGATCTGTCCCTGCCAAGAATGAAGTTACCAGAGGGAAAGATTGAAGGTCCTGATGTCAAACTCGGGAAAGTCAGCATGCCATCCATTGATATCTCATTGCCAAAGGGAAAGGCTGAAGGAGAAATTGGCATCAAAGGACCTTCTGCAAAAGGAGGAAAGTTTGAAATGCCAAAGGTTGATGTTTCTATACCAACTGTAAAATCACCTGAAGTTGATATCAACCTAAAAGGACCAGAGATCAAGTCTCACAAGTTTCACATGCCAGATATTGACCTCTCACTGCCAAAAGGAAAAGTGAAGGGTGATATAGATCTCGAAGGTGGAGCAAGCAAAGGAGGAAAATTCCATCTGCCCCAGGTTGATTTTTCTCTACCCAAAATGAAGACTCCTAATGTAGACCTAAATATTGAGAGCCCCAAAGGTGGACATATTAGTATGCCAACTGTTGACCTTTCTTTGCCCAAAGGCAAAGTGGATGCAAGCATTGATGTCAATGCATCTTCTGCAAAAGGGGGGAAATTTGAACTGCCCAAATTCGATATCTCTTTACCCAAAGTAAAATCACCAGAAGTTGATATTTCCTTACCAGAAATGAAATTGCCAGAGGGTAAGATCAATATTGAAGGCCCTGACATTAAGAGTGGCAAGTTACATATGCCTGTTATCGACATAACTTTACCAAAAGGAAAAGGGAATGTTGATCTTGAAGATGATGTTAGTAAAGGAGGAAAGTTTCATCTACCCAAGGTTGATCTGTCCCTGCCAAGAATGAAGTTACCAGAGGGAAAGATTGAAGGTCCTGATGTCAAACTCGGGAAAGTCAGCATGCCATCCATTGATATCTCATTGCCAAAGGGAAAGGCTGAAGGAGAAATTGGCATCAAAGGACCTTCTGCAAAAGGAGGAAAGTTTGAAATGCCAAAGGTTGATGTTTCTATACCAACTGTAAAATCACCTGAAGTTGATATCAACCTAAAAGGACCAGAGATCAAGTCTCACAAGTTTCACATGCCAGATATTGACCTCTCACTGCCAAAAGGAAAAGTGAAGGGTGATATAGATCTCGAAGGTGGAGCAAGCAAAGGAGGAAAATTCCATCTGCCACAGGTTGATTTTTCTCTACCCAAAATGAAGACTCCTAATGTAGACCTAAATATTGAGAGCCCCAAAGGTGGACATATTGGTATGCCAACTGTTGACCTTTCTTTGCCCAAAGGCAAAGTGGATGCAAGCATTGATGTCAATGCACCTTCTGCAAAAGGGGGGAAATTTGAACTGCCCAAATTCGATATCTCTTTACCCAAAGTAAAATCACCAGAAGTTGATATTTCCTTACCAGAAATGAAATTGCCAGAGGGTAAGATCAATATTGAAggccctgagattaagagtggCAAGTTGCATATGCCTGATATTGACATCTCTTTACCAAAAGGTAAAGGGAATGTTCATCTTGAAGGTGATGTTAGTAAAGGGGGAAAGTTTCATCTACCCCACATTGATCTGTCCCTGCCAAAAATGACGTTACCAGAGGGAAAGATTGAAGGTCCTGATGTCAAACTCGGGAAAGTCAGCATGCCATCCATTGATATCTCATTGCCAAAGGGAAAGGCTGAAGGAGAAATTGGCATCAAAGGACCTTCTGCAAAAGGAGGAAAGTTTGAAATGCCAAAGGTTGATGTTTCTATACCAAGTGTGAAATCAGCTGAAGTTGATATCAACCTGAAAGGACCAGAGATCAAGTCTCACAAGTTTCACATGCCAGATATTGACCTCTCACTGCCCAAAGGAAAAGTGAAGGGTGATATAGATCTCGAGGGTGGAGCAAGCAAAGGAGGAAAATTCCATCTGCCCCAGGTTGATTTTTCTCTACCCAAAATGAAGACTCCTAATGTAGACCTAAATATTGAGAGCCCCAAAGGTGGACATATTAGTATGCCAACTGTTGACCTTTCTTTGCCCAAAGGCAAAGTGGATGCAAGCATTGATGTCAATGCACCTTCTGCAAAAGGGGGGAAATTTGAACTGCCCAAATTTGATATTTCTTTACCCAAAGTAAAGTCACCAGAAGTTGATATTTCCTCACCAGAAATTAAATTGCCAGAGGGTAAGATCAATATTGAAGGCCCTGACATTAAGAGTGGCAAGTTACAAATGCCTGATATTGACATGTCTTTACCAAAAGGAACAGGGAATGTTGATCTTCAAGGTGATGTTAGTAAAGCAGGAAAGTTTCATCTACCCAAGGTTGATCTGTCCCTGCCAAAAATGAAGTTACCAGAGGGAAAGATTGAAGGTCCTGATGTCAAACTCGGGAAAGTCAGCATGCCATCCATTGATATCTCATTGCCAAAGGGAAAGGCTGAAGGAGAAATTGGCATCAAAGGACCTTCTGCAAAAGGAGGAAAGTTTGAAATGCCAAAGGTTGATGTTTCTATACCAAGTGTGAAATCACCTGAAGTTGATATCAACCTGAAAGGACCTGAGATCAAGTCTCACAAATTTCACATGCCAGATATTGACCTCTCACTGCCAAAAGGAAAAGTGAAGGGTGATGTAGATCTTGAAGGTGGTGCAAGCAAAGGAGGAAAATTTCATCTGCCCCAGGTTGATTTTTCTCTACCCAAAATGAAAACACCTAATGTTGACCTAAATATTGAGGGCCCCAAAAGTGGACATATTAGTATGCCAACTGTTGACCTTTCTTTGCCCAAAGTGGATGCAAGCATTGATGTCAATGCACCTTCTGTAAAAGGGGGGAAATTTGAACTGCCCAAATTTGATATTTCTTTACCCAAAGTAAAGTCACCAGAAGTTGATATTTCCTCACCAGAAATGAAATTGCCAGAGGGTAAGATCAATATTGAAGGCCCTGACATTAAGAGTGGCAGGTTAGATATGCCTGATTTTGACATCTCTTTACCAAAAGGAAAAGTGAAGGGTGATCTTGAAGGTGATATTAGTAAAGGAGGAAAGTTTCATCTACCCAAGGTTGATTTTTCTCTACCCAAAATGAAGACTCCTAATGTAGACCTAAATATTGAGGGCCCCAAAGGAGGACATATTAGTATGCCAACTGTTGACCTTTCTTTGCCCAAAGGCAAAGTGGATGCAGGCATTGATGTCAATGCACCTTCTGCAAAAGGGGGGAAATTTGAACTGCCCAAATTTGATATTTCTTTACCCAAAGTAAAGTCACCAGAAGTTGATATTTCCTTACCAGAAATAAAACTGCCAGAAGGTAAGATCAATATTGAAGGCCCTGACATTAAGAGTGGCAAGTTACATATGCCTGATATTGACATCTCTTTACCAAAAGGAAAAGGGAATGTTGATCTTGAAGGTGTTAGTAAAGGAGGAAAGTTTCATCTACCCAAGGTTGATCTGTCCCTGCCAAAAATAAAGTTACCAGAGAGAAAGATCAATGTTGGAGGTCCTGATGTCAAATTTGGGaaaggaaaaagagaaaaaacttTTGATTCCAGTGTTAGTGGACGTACAAGTGGAAATATAAAGATTCCAACTATGAAGCTGCCCTCTGTTGATTTATCAGCACCTAAGGTGGACCTAGATTTTGGTCTACCAAAAGAAAAAGGTAAAGATCAAGAGGAGATTAAGCTTCTTAAAATGGAAGGCAGCAGACCATCATCTGGAGTAAGTTTTGAAATACCTGATGTGACACTAAAATTGCCCAAAATCTCACCTCCAAAATTTGGAGGAAAAGTAAAACATGAAGACAAACTCATAGAAGGCCCTAGTATTTCTGCTAATTTGgatttagaaaaaaaagaaatagatgATAATAGAAAAATTAAAAGTAATGTTAAGAAACCAAAAATGAAAACGCTAACTCCAGTAGTACTCCCTGGTGGCCTGGATGCTTCACTTGATGTAGAAGCAGAGGATGTGGGCCATTGTAAAGCTTCTAGTTTGGACACAAAAGCCAGAGTGAAAATGCCATCAGTTGAGATATCTTTACCAGTAGCAAAAATACCAGAAAGAGAGGCATTGTTGCCTAAAACTGAGATTGATGTTTTTGACAAGGACATCAAGAGTTATGAGGGTAGTTTAAAAATTCCAAAGATGCCAACTATTGACATAGAATTACCAAAAGTTGATCTGAATGTTGTCTTTCCAAAGGTAAAACATGATTTGACCACTGACTCCACAATTACAAGCAAAGGCCAAGGAACAAATGCACATACAGAATGTAGTACTGCAGTTATTGGTTCAAAAAATGGATTTTCAGGTCCTAATATTGAAATGAAAGCACCAAAGATACCAGAGTTAGACTTTGATATTGGTGTTGCCCAAGATGACACTGACAAGAATAAAGACAACACAAAAACAAGTGCCAAAATGAGAATACCAAAGTTTGGGGTCCCTCTACCTGCTCCTGATTCACAATTACCTGAACTCACCAGTAAACATGAAAGCTCGCCTATGCCAAGGGTAAAGAAAGCAGTGTTTGTTTTGGTTAGCTCCCAAACTGAAAGCTGTGCAATTGTAAGTAGTGAAGCAAATAAAGAGCCAATCAAGAACAGTTCTGGAACGTTAGatttaaaagataaaagaacAGATTCAGATGGCAAAGAtgcagaaataaacaaatttgtGTTGCCCAAAGTTGACATTTCTTTACCACAGTCAAAAAATGTCAGAGAAAAAGGAGACCTGGAAATGAACGTTAAAATTGGGAAGGAGAGCTCAAACGAAAGCATAGAAAACAAAGGGGGAAAACCTAAATCTGGAAAAATATCCTTCCCTGGTTTAAAGAAGAAAGCAGTACAGGGCAATGAAGGTGAGAGCAGTTGTGTGGTGTCGTCAAGAGCCAGGACAGAAATGTTAGCAGAACGTCAGTCATCTGAGTCTCCAGATCCAATACCACATGGGCATACCATTAGTCAGGATGTGGAAAAAAAAGGGGCAACATCTAGATTTAGAGTTCCCAAAATCACTCTTAGCCCCCATTCTACCGGTAACCTTCAAATTACACCAGAGGGATCTCCAAGGGGCAGCAAGTTGTCTCTGCAGTACTCAAGTGAAGATATTTCAGAAGGTATCTACAGAAGATTGCCACAAGCTGAATTCTCAACTCAGGAGGGTTTTTCCCAGCAAGTAGTTAAGACTACAGAAGAGGGGACAGTCACAAAAATAACAAAGACAACAAAATATACGTGTGAATCAAAAAGCAGCAGCTCGACAACAACCTGGAGTCAGTAA
- the si:ch211-14c7.2 gene encoding uncharacterized protein si:ch211-14c7.2, with translation MSRSTGEATPPSNLPNPNSLKSLISQDEEGVEGERLALTPDTELLAKKDLVQDKNKVANKGTGTVDEEEEDEFGFFMKAGDEQIWNKGSNELRIVPCEKQDDMDYSDANEPPSWASDWTEGLPINQSGSSWTAFKQDSRELETECWFSSAVENANLTKSSLINVFSGAFPTVIQPCEDSEFVPTLKELLQAPEQRNRTVQEGYVQKY, from the exons ATGTCCAGATCCACTGGTGAAGCCACACCCCCATCTAATCTACCAAACCCAAACTCTCTTAAATCCCTAATCAGCCAGGACGAGGAGGGGGTCGAGGGTGAGAGATTAGCCCTAACACCGGACACTGAGCTGCTAGCAAAGAAGGACCTGGTCCAGGACAAGAACAAGGTGGCGAATAAAGGGACTGGAACTGTAGACGAGGAAGAGGAGGATGAGTTTGGGTTCTTTATGAAGGCAGGAGATGAACAGATCTGGAATAAAGGATCTAATGAGCTCCGAATAGTGCCTTGTGAAAAGCAGGATGACATGG ACTACTCTGATGCAAATGAACCCCCATCCTGGGCGTCTGATTGGACCGAAGGCCTGCCAATCAACCAATCAGGTAGCAGCTGGACGGCGTTTAAACAGGACAGCAGAGAGCTGGAGACGGAGTGCTGGTTTTCAAGTGCTGTGGAAAACGCAAACCTCACGAAATCATCTTTAATTAATGTG ttttcCGGAGCATTCCCCACTGTAATTCAGCCCTGTGAAGATTCTGAATTTGTTCCAACATTGAAGGAGCTGCTGCAGGCACCTGAGCAGAGAAACAGAACTGTACAGGAAGGGTACGTCCaaaaatattga